A genomic region of Zea mays cultivar B73 chromosome 6, Zm-B73-REFERENCE-NAM-5.0, whole genome shotgun sequence contains the following coding sequences:
- the LOC100281631 gene encoding REX1 DNA Repair family protein — protein MVNAIKGLFISCDVPMAQFIVNLNASMPPSERFIVHMLDPTNMFVQPHVAHMIRSKIGEFRDQNSYEKPQ, from the exons ATGGTTAACGCGATCAAGGGGCTGTTCATCTCCTG CGACGTACCTATGGCACAGTTCATCGTCAACCTGAACGCGTCGATGCCGCCGTCGGAGAGGTTCATCGTGCACATGCTCGACCCTACCAACATGTTCGTGCAGCCTCACGTGGCGCACATGATCAGGAGCAAGATCGGGGAGTTCAGGGACCAGAACAGCTACGAGAAGCCGCAGTAG